A window of [Clostridium] innocuum genomic DNA:
TAAAATTTATTATACAAAAAACGGTAGGACGGAATGCATAGATGATGTTGATACACTGATTTTTGCAGTTGGCTACCATAGTGATCCAACCTTGAAGCTTCTGTTAGAGGAATGCGGTATGACCTATCACATGATTGGAGATGCAAATCATACAGGGACCATCAAGGATGCTATTCATGATGGCTATGAAACAGCACGCAGCATCTGACATCAAGGAATATCAGTAGCCTGAATAGCTTTGAGACATTGGAGTTGCTTCTGACATCGTTTATAGTTTGTTATTTTCGATACGTACAAAAGACTGCCCGCACCAAATCAATTCTGATTTCTGTGTACAGTCTTTTTTCTACCTGTATCCACGCTAAATTTTTTTATTTCCACTTATGCATTTGTAATCAGGAAACCTTTTCATTGAATAATTGTTTATATATCCATTCTGAATGAAATCATTTTCAAATCCTTTGCCTCTTTTACTCCAGCATATTCCAGCTGACTGCGAACCTCTTCCAGTACAAGATAGAACAGATATTTCATCTCACTCACATATAACTGCTCATCCCTTGTTTTCATGGCATATCGAAGCACATCAAAGGTATGACAAAATATCGACTGATATCTCTCTTTATCCAAATGGCAAATATACGGATAAATCCATAGAATATGCTGTTTTAGCTCTTCAAAAATGCTCTTTAGGCTTTCCTGCTTATTTACATCCATGATAGAATCACAATACTCACAAATTAGTCTCCCCCAATTTATACTTGTGATTTCTGTATTCGATAATGCTTTTTGGAGTTGTTCATGGCGCTGCACCATACTTGTAAAAGACATAGTGGTAAATGTCTGGCAAGTTAACTGTAAAATCTGAAGACACTGCATACCTTCAATCACACGTTCTCTGACACCGTTGTCTTCCAGCATCTCATGAATTCTGTTTTCCTCACATTGAATTACTTTCATTCCCTTACCGCCAATAGGCTGTATAACACCGGTCGCCTGAAGAATTGACATAGCCCGTCGCAGAGTCGGTTCACTCACCTGATAAATCTCGCAAAGATCCAAAACCCGTGGAAGGCGACTCTCTACCGGATATATCTGGTAAATGATATCCTTCAATAAACTGCTTGCAATATTATAAATCTGCCGTGGCCGTCCACGATATATATTCCAGCGAAAGCTTACCTTACGCTCAGGTTTTCGCTGTGGAAGCTTAGCATAGCACTCCTGTGTTTTTCTGGAATCATCCACAAAGTATTTTTTCGTTATTTCATATATATCCTGATGAGTCAGCTGCTTTTGATGTATTGCATCAATAAATGCGTGTACCTTCGTAGTATCACTATGCGCACGAATTCCCTGCAACACCATAGAATCCTTTATTTTTTCATAAAAAGACAGTCTTCCAAATATTGCGACCTCCATATAAAGACAGCAAACCAGCGGATTTCCAAATACAGAGAGGACCGTTTCCACAAACGCCACGACTGTACGCTCACCCTGCATCTGATCAATACTTTTATGAATTGCGGCATATTGTTCCTCTGTAAGCAAACACAAAGCCTGGGTAAACAAATCAGGAAGCAAAATATTGCGTATCTCACACAAATCCTGTACTGCATATTTTCTTTCCAGAAAAAACTGAATGCAGTTCTCTCTACACTCCTCTTCGTTAAGTCCCAGTGTAAGACGTGAATGCCTGCCACGTGACATCTCTATGTAGTGATGTTCCTCCAGGAGCTTAAAGGCATGAATGACGGGACGCCTGGAAACCTGAAATCGTTCAGCAAACTGTGAAATAGTTGGGAGCTTTTCTCCCTGACGGAAAATCCCAAAGCGGATTGCTTCTTCAATATAATTATAGATCCACTCATGCAGACTCATTTCTTCTTTCATCCAATCATCCTCCTTAACGCTTATTCATCCCTATCTTATCACACCATTTACCTTGCAACAAATGCTTTTATGAAAAAATCAGCTGTTTAGCACTCGGCATGTATACCTTGCAGCTCCTTCAGTTACAAGGATACGAATTTTAAAAAATGAATATATGTTTATGACTCCGTTCGCAGGTGAGTAATGATATCATTCTTACAAACACTCATATAAAAAAACTATGGAGATATTTATCAAGACTTACTTTGCAGACTCCTCAACACCTCTTGATTCCTAGAAATTTTCTGAAATTTTATAGGCTCCTTTGCAGGCTTATGATATCCCTGCAATTGCCTGTTATTAGAATTTAATCAAAAATTCCTGCTCGATAACCATTATGATGAATTTGCACTCTCAACCGATATATGCTCAATCTGTGAAGGAAAAGCAGAAGAAATAAGAATCTGCTGCAGAGATTATTTGTGCTTCAGTGTATAAAGTTCCTGCCTCTGCACATGTTTGCTGAAAAGAGATTATATAAGCATGTCTGAAACCGCTCATTTATCTTTTAGAAACAGCTCAACGTGATTTCTTTTTAAAACAGCAGCTGCCATTTCAGTTCTTTCTTACTTCTGGGTGGCAAAGTGGATGTTTCAAATTCATTGATGCATTAGAGTTGAATTATCCTTTATTTCTTACCGTTGAGTAATCCCCTTAGTCCCAACTAATATTTTTTAGATTCTCCGCCTGAATTTCAATGATATCACGAATGTGTATCACCTTATCCACAATCTGAATAATGTGCAAATATTCAGGATCAAATTTAGACACCAACCCTTCCACTTCTACATATTCCTGCTGATCATAATAAACAATTTTAACCATTTGTCCCTTTTGAATCTGCTGTAATTTACGATCCAATACCTCACAGGCATCCGAAGAAAGCTGCTTTTTGTCAACTACCACGCGTTCCTTACATTTCAAGTAATCACGAAAGCCTTTCAAAGAATCAAAGGGCAAGAATAATTTCGCACGACTCGTATGATTCTGTTTATTCTGCATTGTGACCACCTACAAGCTTATTGCGAGATATTGCAGTTGCCTTATTCAGGAGATTCATCCCCTTTATCACAGCATTTTTTCCGAATTTGTGTTTGATATTAAGTAAAGTAAGCTGTAGTTTCTTCTCTTTTTCCAGAGCATTGAAATCTGTGAATAAATCATATGTCTCATACATCTCATCAACTACATTTCCAAAGCTGATAGACAGCATATGTACCAGCTCCTGACGATTTACTGTTTCCCTATACAGTTCAATAAATGCATTACGCAGATATGCATACGAGTTAGTTACATTGGATAATTTTCTGGAGCCTCCGGTTGCCTTTACATTTCTTGCTGAGTAACCGATATACAGACCGATATGATCCGTTACCCGGTGAGATTCCACAAGATTCTGTACATTTAGCTCAACCATCTCCTTCAGGACCAGCAATGCCTCTTCATAATTATAATCCTCAAATAAAATCTGACTGTTTGACAATGAGTTGCTTTTTGATTTATATGCCTTTATTTCCTTGATGGTCGTCGGTTCCCTGCCCCATGCATGATCGATCAGATATTCTGCATTCACACCAAACTCCCGATAGAGAATTCGCTCATCCATATGTGCAATATCATACATATCAGCCACACTGTACTTTTCCAGCCTCTTGGAAATTCCACGTCCAACCTGCCAAAAGTCAGATACAGGCTTATGATGCCAAAGCGTCTCTCTATACAATTGCTCGTCAAGTATCCCCATGTTATCCTTCGCATGCTTAGCAGTTATATCCA
This region includes:
- a CDS encoding GntR family transcriptional regulator, which encodes MKEEMSLHEWIYNYIEEAIRFGIFRQGEKLPTISQFAERFQVSRRPVIHAFKLLEEHHYIEMSRGRHSRLTLGLNEEECRENCIQFFLERKYAVQDLCEIRNILLPDLFTQALCLLTEEQYAAIHKSIDQMQGERTVVAFVETVLSVFGNPLVCCLYMEVAIFGRLSFYEKIKDSMVLQGIRAHSDTTKVHAFIDAIHQKQLTHQDIYEITKKYFVDDSRKTQECYAKLPQRKPERKVSFRWNIYRGRPRQIYNIASSLLKDIIYQIYPVESRLPRVLDLCEIYQVSEPTLRRAMSILQATGVIQPIGGKGMKVIQCEENRIHEMLEDNGVRERVIEGMQCLQILQLTCQTFTTMSFTSMVQRHEQLQKALSNTEITSINWGRLICEYCDSIMDVNKQESLKSIFEELKQHILWIYPYICHLDKERYQSIFCHTFDVLRYAMKTRDEQLYVSEMKYLFYLVLEEVRSQLEYAGVKEAKDLKMISFRMDI
- a CDS encoding YolD-like family protein; amino-acid sequence: MQNKQNHTSRAKLFLPFDSLKGFRDYLKCKERVVVDKKQLSSDACEVLDRKLQQIQKGQMVKIVYYDQQEYVEVEGLVSKFDPEYLHIIQIVDKVIHIRDIIEIQAENLKNISWD
- a CDS encoding DNA repair protein; translated protein: MMKAYLCIDLKTFFASVECVERKLDPFAVNLVVADPSRGKGALCLAVSPKMKEQGVHNRCRIFEIPDNISYITAMPRMNLYMQYSADIYGIYLKYISREDIHVYSIDEAFLDVSEYLQMYSVSAKELARMILQDIYTTTGITATVGIGTNLYLAKIALDITAKHAKDNMGILDEQLYRETLWHHKPVSDFWQVGRGISKRLEKYSVADMYDIAHMDERILYREFGVNAEYLIDHAWGREPTTIKEIKAYKSKSNSLSNSQILFEDYNYEEALLVLKEMVELNVQNLVESHRVTDHIGLYIGYSARNVKATGGSRKLSNVTNSYAYLRNAFIELYRETVNRQELVHMLSISFGNVVDEMYETYDLFTDFNALEKEKKLQLTLLNIKHKFGKNAVIKGMNLLNKATAISRNKLVGGHNAE